The proteins below come from a single Drosophila teissieri strain GT53w chromosome 3L, Prin_Dtei_1.1, whole genome shotgun sequence genomic window:
- the LOC122616234 gene encoding major facilitator superfamily domain-containing protein 6 isoform X2, translating to MKATIDKELLPMKAHYFLFNAGTAPVVPFMPTLAGQLGYSPAVVGTMYTILPIIGMLAKPLFGYIADRYHRHRPLFLSGQVLTGIAFFLIMFVPGMEKPLPNVEFHCHQGVSDVRFCSEYGECEKRNLEQYYGNRTLQCQLNCEAQPFMWDIVCEDWLKNSTDNCAANRTNTQMEFGTSISMQRIEKDNSCMFFMIPHDQGQIAGQNVTLYCPTEKEYFKSNCTMDCHEDYLKEQLAESPVINTSSAMAMPQFWLFFGLLILSWIGMAVVVSIGDAICFGILGDRHHLYGKQRLCGSLGWGVFALLAGLLVDHMSVGEVNKNYTAVFWMALLIMGFDVFASSKLRHTPTHLSSNILKDVGQMFLSVRCVVFFLWCVAIGLGTALIWNFLFIYLEELDKAYEECGSSIKTLEGLVMGIQCFGGELPFFFLSGWILKKIGHVNAMSLVLFGFGVRFILYSMLQNPWYILPIELMNGVTFGLFYATMASYASIVAPPGTDATMQSLVGAIFEGVGVSMGSLIGGQLFEAVTARHTFEIFGIGAFIIFVIHVCIQLYLQRNSNIDENGTVKYFAPTDAMHMLNDQEYSRVS from the exons ATGAAGGCCACCATCGATAAGGAGCTGCTGCCCATGAAGGCGCACTACTTTCTCTTCAACGCCG GCACCGCGCCCGTCGTCCCCTTCATGCCCACCCTGGCCGGCCAATTGGGCTACTCCCCCGCCGTCGTGGGCACCATGTACACCATCCTGCCCATCATCGGAATGCTGGCGAAGCCCCTATTCGGTTACATTGCCGACCG GTACCATCGCCATCGACCCCTTTTCCTGAGTGGCCAGGTCCTCACGGGCATCGCCTTCTTCCTCATCATGTTTGTGCCGGGCATGGAGAAGCCGCTGCCCAACGTGGAGTTCCACTGCCACCAGGGCGTCTCCGACGTGCGATTCTGCTCGGAGTACGGCGAGTGCGAGAAAAGGAATCTGGAGCAATACTACGGGAACAGGACGCTGCAGTGCCAATTGAACTGCGAGGCGCAGCCCTTCATGTGGGATATTGTGTGTGAAGATTGGCTAAAGAACAGCACGGATAATTGTGCCGCCAATCGGACCAACACCCAGATGGAATTCGGTACGAGCATCAGCATGCAAAGAATTGAGAAGGATAACAGTTGCATGTTCTTCATGATTCCTCACGATCAGGGCCAGATTGCAGGCCAGAATGTCACGTTGTATTGTCCAACGGAGAAGGAGTACTTCAAGTCCAACTGCACCATGGACTGCCATGAGGACTACCTCAaggagcagctggcggagaGTCCGGTGATTAACACGAGCAGTGCCATGGCCATGCCGCAGTTTTGGTTGTTCTTTGGCCTGCTCATCCTCAGCTGGATCGGCATGGCGGTGGTGGTCAGCATTGGTGACGCCATATGCTTTGGCATCCTCGGCGATCGTCATCACCTGTATGGCAAGCAGCGTCTGTGCGGCTCCCTGGGATGGGGAGTTTTTGCCCTGTTGGCCGGCCTACTTGTGGATCACATGTCCGTGGGCGAGGTGAACAAGAACTACACGGCCGTGTTCTGGATGGCTTTGCTTATCATGGGATTCGATGTTTTCGCATCATCCAAGCTGAGA CACACACCAACACATTTGTCGTCCAACATATTGAAGGATGTGGGTCAGATGTTCCTCTCCGTGCGCTGCGTCGTCTTTTTCCTGTGGTGCGTTGCCATTGGACTGGGAACGGCGCTGATATGGAACTTCTTATTCATATAcctggaggagctggacaaGGCGTATGAGGAATGCGGCAGCTCAATTAAGACCTTGGAGGGCTTAGTCATGGGCATTCAGTGCTTTGGCGGCGAACTGCCGTTCTTCTTTCTGTCCGGATGGATTCTGAAGAAGATTGGTCATGTGAATGCCATGAGTCTGGTGCTTTTCGGATTCGGAGTGAGATTTATTCTCTACTCGATGCTGCAGAATCCCTGGTACATCCTGCCCATCGAACTGATGAACGGGGTGACCTTCGGTCTTTTTTATGCCACAATGGCCTCCTATGCGAGCATTGTGGCACCGCCAGGAACCGATGCCACCATGCAG AGTCTGGTTGGAGCGATATTCGAAGGCGTCGGTGTGTCAATGGGCAGTTTGATCGGTGGACAGCTCTTTGAGGCGGTCACTGCACGCCACACCTTTGAGATCTTCGGAATAGGTGCCTTTATTATCTTTGTGATCCACGTTTGCATTCAGCTGTATCTTCagcgcaacagcaacatcgacGAAAATG GCACTGTCAAGTATTTCGCACCGACAGATGCAATGCACATGCTGAATGATCAGGAGTATAGTAGAGTTAGCTAA
- the LOC122616234 gene encoding major facilitator superfamily domain-containing protein 6 isoform X1: MKATIDKELLPMKAHYFLFNAGTAPVVPFMPTLAGQLGYSPAVVGTMYTILPIIGMLAKPLFGYIADRYHRHRPLFLSGQVLTGIAFFLIMFVPGMEKPLPNVEFHCHQGVSDVRFCSEYGECEKRNLEQYYGNRTLQCQLNCEAQPFMWDIVCEDWLKNSTDNCAANRTNTQMEFGTSISMQRIEKDNSCMFFMIPHDQGQIAGQNVTLYCPTEKEYFKSNCTMDCHEDYLKEQLAESPVINTSSAMAMPQFWLFFGLLILSWIGMAVVVSIGDAICFGILGDRHHLYGKQRLCGSLGWGVFALLAGLLVDHMSVGEVNKNYTAVFWMALLIMGFDVFASSKLRHTPTHLSSNILKDVGQMFLSVRCVVFFLWCVAIGLGTALIWNFLFIYLEELDKAYEECGSSIKTLEGLVMGIQCFGGELPFFFLSGWILKKIGHVNAMSLVLFGFGVRFILYSMLQNPWYILPIELMNGVTFGLFYATMASYASIVAPPGTDATMQSLVGAIFEGVGVSMGSLIGGQLFEAVTARHTFEIFGIGAFIIFVIHVCIQLYLQRNSNIDENGKGTVASDTANANATASPSAPLETDIPKNTDHKDGDGFREVDLS, from the exons ATGAAGGCCACCATCGATAAGGAGCTGCTGCCCATGAAGGCGCACTACTTTCTCTTCAACGCCG GCACCGCGCCCGTCGTCCCCTTCATGCCCACCCTGGCCGGCCAATTGGGCTACTCCCCCGCCGTCGTGGGCACCATGTACACCATCCTGCCCATCATCGGAATGCTGGCGAAGCCCCTATTCGGTTACATTGCCGACCG GTACCATCGCCATCGACCCCTTTTCCTGAGTGGCCAGGTCCTCACGGGCATCGCCTTCTTCCTCATCATGTTTGTGCCGGGCATGGAGAAGCCGCTGCCCAACGTGGAGTTCCACTGCCACCAGGGCGTCTCCGACGTGCGATTCTGCTCGGAGTACGGCGAGTGCGAGAAAAGGAATCTGGAGCAATACTACGGGAACAGGACGCTGCAGTGCCAATTGAACTGCGAGGCGCAGCCCTTCATGTGGGATATTGTGTGTGAAGATTGGCTAAAGAACAGCACGGATAATTGTGCCGCCAATCGGACCAACACCCAGATGGAATTCGGTACGAGCATCAGCATGCAAAGAATTGAGAAGGATAACAGTTGCATGTTCTTCATGATTCCTCACGATCAGGGCCAGATTGCAGGCCAGAATGTCACGTTGTATTGTCCAACGGAGAAGGAGTACTTCAAGTCCAACTGCACCATGGACTGCCATGAGGACTACCTCAaggagcagctggcggagaGTCCGGTGATTAACACGAGCAGTGCCATGGCCATGCCGCAGTTTTGGTTGTTCTTTGGCCTGCTCATCCTCAGCTGGATCGGCATGGCGGTGGTGGTCAGCATTGGTGACGCCATATGCTTTGGCATCCTCGGCGATCGTCATCACCTGTATGGCAAGCAGCGTCTGTGCGGCTCCCTGGGATGGGGAGTTTTTGCCCTGTTGGCCGGCCTACTTGTGGATCACATGTCCGTGGGCGAGGTGAACAAGAACTACACGGCCGTGTTCTGGATGGCTTTGCTTATCATGGGATTCGATGTTTTCGCATCATCCAAGCTGAGA CACACACCAACACATTTGTCGTCCAACATATTGAAGGATGTGGGTCAGATGTTCCTCTCCGTGCGCTGCGTCGTCTTTTTCCTGTGGTGCGTTGCCATTGGACTGGGAACGGCGCTGATATGGAACTTCTTATTCATATAcctggaggagctggacaaGGCGTATGAGGAATGCGGCAGCTCAATTAAGACCTTGGAGGGCTTAGTCATGGGCATTCAGTGCTTTGGCGGCGAACTGCCGTTCTTCTTTCTGTCCGGATGGATTCTGAAGAAGATTGGTCATGTGAATGCCATGAGTCTGGTGCTTTTCGGATTCGGAGTGAGATTTATTCTCTACTCGATGCTGCAGAATCCCTGGTACATCCTGCCCATCGAACTGATGAACGGGGTGACCTTCGGTCTTTTTTATGCCACAATGGCCTCCTATGCGAGCATTGTGGCACCGCCAGGAACCGATGCCACCATGCAG AGTCTGGTTGGAGCGATATTCGAAGGCGTCGGTGTGTCAATGGGCAGTTTGATCGGTGGACAGCTCTTTGAGGCGGTCACTGCACGCCACACCTTTGAGATCTTCGGAATAGGTGCCTTTATTATCTTTGTGATCCACGTTTGCATTCAGCTGTATCTTCagcgcaacagcaacatcgacGAAAATGGTAAGGGTACGGTCGCTTCTGAcactgccaatgccaatgccactgCCTCACCCTCTGCACCCTTGGAGACAGACATTCCTAAAAATACTGACCATAAAGACGGTGACGGGTTCCGCGAAGTCGACCTGAGTTGA
- the LOC122616237 gene encoding biogenesis of lysosome-related organelles complex 1 subunit 6 isoform X1: MLKSSNINSVLNELPNESARDPSAQSSPNGKPKQDAETCCSSQDNEVMGSLAALQLSAGVLQIAEPPLNHVRSQLRELIGRQNKTYIDLSKEKYKLDCSEVARLNDMMNDVRRYKEKLTKIKKEMQSVYQRTKELKKRAANVAACKQRDYQRKLERLQHEESLIGSQ; encoded by the exons atGTTGAAGAGCAGCAATATAAATAG CGTTCTCAATGAGCTCCCCAATGAGTCTGCAAGGGATCCCAGCGCCCAATCATCACCCaatggaaaaccaaaacaagatGCGGAAACCTGTTGCTCCTCCCAGGACAACGAAGTCATGGGCAGTCTAGCCGCCTTGCAGTTGTCCGCTGGCGTCCTGCAAATAGCGGAACCTCCGCTGAACCATGTGCGCTCCCAGCTCAGGGAATTAAT CGGCAGGCAGAACAAAACATACATCGATTTGTCCAAGGAGAAATATAAGCTGGACTGCAGCGAAGTGGCCAGGCTGAATGACATG ATGAACGATGTAAGACGATACAAGGAAAAGCTAACAAAAATCAAGAAGGAAATGCAGAGCGTCTACCAGCGCACCAAAGAGTTGAAG AAACGAGCCGCTAACGTGGCGGCCTGCAAGCAGCGTGACTACCAGCGGAAACTCGAGAGGCTACAGCACGAGGAGTCGCTCATTGGCAGCCAGTAG
- the LOC122616237 gene encoding biogenesis of lysosome-related organelles complex 1 subunit 6 isoform X2, with protein MLKSSNINSVLNELPNESARDPSAQSSPNGKPKQDAETCCSSQDNEVMGSLAALQLSAGVLQIAEPPLNHVRSQLRELIGRQNKTYIDLSKEKYKLDCSEVARLNDMMNDVRRYKEKLTKIKKEMQSVYQRTKELKCLLALNC; from the exons atGTTGAAGAGCAGCAATATAAATAG CGTTCTCAATGAGCTCCCCAATGAGTCTGCAAGGGATCCCAGCGCCCAATCATCACCCaatggaaaaccaaaacaagatGCGGAAACCTGTTGCTCCTCCCAGGACAACGAAGTCATGGGCAGTCTAGCCGCCTTGCAGTTGTCCGCTGGCGTCCTGCAAATAGCGGAACCTCCGCTGAACCATGTGCGCTCCCAGCTCAGGGAATTAAT CGGCAGGCAGAACAAAACATACATCGATTTGTCCAAGGAGAAATATAAGCTGGACTGCAGCGAAGTGGCCAGGCTGAATGACATG ATGAACGATGTAAGACGATACAAGGAAAAGCTAACAAAAATCAAGAAGGAAATGCAGAGCGTCTACCAGCGCACCAAAGAGTTGAAG TGTTTATTAGCTTTGAATTGCTGA
- the LOC122616237 gene encoding biogenesis of lysosome-related organelles complex 1 subunit 6 isoform X3, whose protein sequence is MLKSSNINSVLNELPNESARDPSAQSSPNGKPKQDAETCCSSQDNEVMGSLAALQLSAGVLQIAEPPLNHVRSQLRELIGRQNKTYIDLSKEKYKLDCSEVARLNDMMNDVRRYKEKLTKIKKEMQSVYQRTKELKL, encoded by the exons atGTTGAAGAGCAGCAATATAAATAG CGTTCTCAATGAGCTCCCCAATGAGTCTGCAAGGGATCCCAGCGCCCAATCATCACCCaatggaaaaccaaaacaagatGCGGAAACCTGTTGCTCCTCCCAGGACAACGAAGTCATGGGCAGTCTAGCCGCCTTGCAGTTGTCCGCTGGCGTCCTGCAAATAGCGGAACCTCCGCTGAACCATGTGCGCTCCCAGCTCAGGGAATTAAT CGGCAGGCAGAACAAAACATACATCGATTTGTCCAAGGAGAAATATAAGCTGGACTGCAGCGAAGTGGCCAGGCTGAATGACATG ATGAACGATGTAAGACGATACAAGGAAAAGCTAACAAAAATCAAGAAGGAAATGCAGAGCGTCTACCAGCGCACCAAAGAGTTGAAG CTTTGA
- the LOC122616235 gene encoding uncharacterized protein LOC122616235 isoform X1, with protein sequence MRCAVRNCGNNNRNCNRTKWRYFHFPKEEPNLQRWIDFCQRDNINPATACICNEHFAPDAFERNMQYELGFSRKNPTKLKPGSFPSVNGPQKLAKELRGRIKKGSTKVSLAGSTKSGDMESKLLVEETQSSEGHETIEIQLCDFTADFGGFEEGSSSFYDKVAKPISESERLANSQSSEDADCLSNPRHWEVEILDPLNPPSNARDHVEIIDSEGDNYVKHLELEVCSLKREIFFLKDERQKLKDEIRDLKDTIQKSEVQEIAEKQLQIFVKSSQRSPQV encoded by the exons atgcGCTGCGCTGTAAGAAATTGCGGAAACAACAATCGCAATTGCAATAGAACGAAATGGCGATACTTTCACTTTCCCAAAGAAGAGCCAAACCTTCAAAGGTGGATTGATTTTTGCCAGCGCGATAATATCAACCCCGCCACAG CCTGCATTTGCAATGAGCACTTTGCACCCGATGCCTTTGAGCGAAATATGCAGTACGAACTGGGCTTTAGCCGCAAAAATCCAACCAAACTGAAGCCCGGCTCCTTTCCGAGTGTAAATGGACCCCAAAAGTTGGCGAAGGAGCTGCGTGGAAGGATCAAAAAGGGCTCCACCAAAGTTTCCTTAGCTGGTTCCACAAAAAGTGGCGATATGGAGTCTAAATTACTCGTGGAAGAAACGCAATCGTCGGAAGGGCACGAAACCATAGAAATCCAACTCTGTGATTTTACTGCAGATTTCGGGGGCTTTGAAGAAGGTTCCTCCAGTTTTTACGATAAGGTCGCAAAACCAATCAGTGAATCTGAAAGGCTTGCCAACTCCCAATCATCTGAAGATGCCGACTGTCTTTCAAATCCCAGGCACTGGGAAGTAGAAATTTTGGATCCCCTCAACCCGCCGTCAAATGCCAGGGATCATGTGGAGATCATTGATTCGGAAGGGGACAACTATGTGAAGCACTTGGAGCTCGAAGT ATGCTCCCTGAAACGTGAGATATTCTTCCTCAAAGACGAACGTCAAAAGCTAAAGGATGAAATTCGTGATCTCAAGGACACAATTCAAAAATCAGAAGTCCAAGAAATCGCAGAAAAAcaactgcaaatatttgtaaaaagcAGCCAG agGTCTCCGCAGGTTTAG
- the LOC122616235 gene encoding uncharacterized protein LOC122616235 isoform X2 — protein MRCAVRNCGNNNRNCNRTKWRYFHFPKEEPNLQRWIDFCQRDNINPATACICNEHFAPDAFERNMQYELGFSRKNPTKLKPGSFPSVNGPQKLAKELRGRIKKGSTKVSLAGSTKSGDMESKLLVEETQSSEGHETIEIQLCDFTADFGGFEEGSSSFYDKVAKPISESERLANSQSSEDADCLSNPRHWEVEILDPLNPPSNARDHVEIIDSEGDNYVKHLELEVCSLKREIFFLKDERQKLKDEIRDLKDTIQKSEVQEIAEKQLQIFVKSSQV, from the exons atgcGCTGCGCTGTAAGAAATTGCGGAAACAACAATCGCAATTGCAATAGAACGAAATGGCGATACTTTCACTTTCCCAAAGAAGAGCCAAACCTTCAAAGGTGGATTGATTTTTGCCAGCGCGATAATATCAACCCCGCCACAG CCTGCATTTGCAATGAGCACTTTGCACCCGATGCCTTTGAGCGAAATATGCAGTACGAACTGGGCTTTAGCCGCAAAAATCCAACCAAACTGAAGCCCGGCTCCTTTCCGAGTGTAAATGGACCCCAAAAGTTGGCGAAGGAGCTGCGTGGAAGGATCAAAAAGGGCTCCACCAAAGTTTCCTTAGCTGGTTCCACAAAAAGTGGCGATATGGAGTCTAAATTACTCGTGGAAGAAACGCAATCGTCGGAAGGGCACGAAACCATAGAAATCCAACTCTGTGATTTTACTGCAGATTTCGGGGGCTTTGAAGAAGGTTCCTCCAGTTTTTACGATAAGGTCGCAAAACCAATCAGTGAATCTGAAAGGCTTGCCAACTCCCAATCATCTGAAGATGCCGACTGTCTTTCAAATCCCAGGCACTGGGAAGTAGAAATTTTGGATCCCCTCAACCCGCCGTCAAATGCCAGGGATCATGTGGAGATCATTGATTCGGAAGGGGACAACTATGTGAAGCACTTGGAGCTCGAAGT ATGCTCCCTGAAACGTGAGATATTCTTCCTCAAAGACGAACGTCAAAAGCTAAAGGATGAAATTCGTGATCTCAAGGACACAATTCAAAAATCAGAAGTCCAAGAAATCGCAGAAAAAcaactgcaaatatttgtaaaaagcAGCCAG GTTTAG
- the LOC122616548 gene encoding 2-(3-amino-3-carboxypropyl)histidine synthase subunit 1 → MLDVIQPSSNLPTSESTDVVVVRARPKKVFKPKARINRIPQELLDDPLLQQAIDRLPSNYNFEMHKTIWRIREMKAKRVALQLPEGLLMYAMVISDIVERFTSADTVIMGDVTYGACCVDDYTAKALGADLLVHYGHSCLIPVDQTCGIKVLYIFVDIKIDPLHFLDSVKLNFRPEVGQIALVSTIQFVTTLQAATTELKAAGYDVIVPQAKPLSPGEILGCTSPQLPETTKMIIYLGDGRFHLESAMIANPLLKAYKYDPYEKKFTTEQYDHSAMQNLRLDAVQRSKKARRIGIILGTLGRQGSSRVHRFLEKRLHAKGIETTTLLLSEIFPQKLALFADIDAFVQVACPRLSIDWGSAFTQPLLNPYELSVVLGDVEWTPHNSSPRNNAYPMDFYASGSLGPWTPNFKPPAIGECENKPSADCCGRCTRAELEKDDSGKAAALDDLLDFKKG, encoded by the exons ATGTTGGACGTGATCCAACCCAGCAGCAACCTCCCGACCAGCGAGAGCACCGATGTTGTGGTGGTCCGGGCCAGGCCAAAGAAGGTGTTCAAGCCAAAGGCGCGTATCAATCGGATTCCCCAGGAGCTGCTCGATGatccgctgctgcagcaaGCCATCGACCGCCTGCCCTCGAACTACAACTTCGAGATGCACAAGACCATCTGGCGCATACGGGAGATGAAGGCCAAGCGAGTGGCCCTGCAACTGCCGGAGGGCCTGCTGATGTACGCCATGGTTATCAGCGACATTGTAGAGCGATTCACCAGCGCAGATACTGTGATAATGGGCGACGTGACTTATGGAGCTTGCTGCGTGGACGACTACACCGCCAAGGCGTTGGGAGCTGATCTGCTGGTGCACTACGGCCACAGCTGCCTCATTCCCGTGGATCAGACGTGTGGCATCAAGGTGCTGTACATTTTTGTGGACATCAAAATCGATCCGCTGCACTTCCTGGACTCTGTAAAGCTGAACTTCCGCCCAGAGGTGGGCCAAATAGCTTTAGTAAGCACAATACAGTTCGTGACAACGCTGCAGGCTGCAACTACTGAGCTAAAAGCAGCCGGCTATGATGTGATAGTACCACAGGCCAAGCCACTTAGTCCCGGAGAGATTCTTGGGTGCACTTCGCCTCAGCTGCCGGAGACAACAAAGATGATAATATATCTGGGTGATGGACGTTTTCATCTGGAATCCGCAATGATAGCCAACCCGTTGCTAAAG GCCTACAAGTATGATCCGTATGAGAAGAAGTTCACCACAGAGCAGTACGACCACTCGGCGATGCAGAATCTTCGCCTAGACGCTGTTCAGCGGTCTAAAAAGGCGCGCCGCATTGGCATCATACTTGGAACACTCGGAAGACAGGGCAGCTCACGAGTGCATCGGTTTTTGGAGAAGCGACTTCATGCCAAGGGTATCGAAACTACCACATTATTGCTGTCGGAGATCTTCCCACAGAAACTGGCTCTCTTTGCCGACATCGACGCGTTCGTGCAGGTTGCTTGCCCGCGACTTTCAATCGACTGGGGATCCGCCTTTACTCAACCGTTGCTTAATCCTTACGAGCTGTCCGTGGTCTTGGGCGATGTGGAGTGGACGCCACACAACTCGTCGCCGCGCAATAACGCCTATCCGATGGACTTCTATGCCAGCGGCAGCCTGGGACCCTGGACGCCCAACTTCAAGCCACCAGCGATAGGAGAGTGCGAGAACAAGCCCTCGGCTGATTGTTGTGGCAGATGCACGCGAGCGGAATTGGAGAAGGACGATTCCGGCAAGGCAGCGGCTCTGGACGATCTTCTCGACTTTAAGAAGGGATAA